The following proteins are co-located in the Paralichthys olivaceus isolate ysfri-2021 chromosome 2, ASM2471397v2, whole genome shotgun sequence genome:
- the LOC109638449 gene encoding transmembrane protein 43: MSPSQTFSGTEPNQHKRVSVKSNPGFLERLSETAGGTAFGIGLFFLSIYILFTNEGRALQTASSLDEGLSQVVSLGPYFSLELQNNNRLVHLSTQLHTTEPLYDPNYRVVVQAVKLQRQVEMYQWVEYQESKDYQENGETKTETTYTYNTEWKSELVNSRHFDKEIGHQNPSAMAVESVTVVAPEVRVGPLVLSKGLVEQINNFQTLSLRDFSTLSLDTFLTIYDDYFYHTQNPRRPEVGDVRVRFSYAGLSGETSPLGPAQTVSIVAMQRGEQLMAFKTKSGDTLEILYLEDLSAEDIFERAHQHNSLKTWGLRAAGWALMFLSIQLTMRIIYTLVDWVPVLRELVSVGLKIFALCVSCSLSLLTIGVGWLFYRPLVAVALGALALLPVFLARSRLPAKKNK; the protein is encoded by the exons ATGTCTCCATCACAGACA ttttCAGGTACAGAGCCAAACCAGCACAAGCGTGTATCTGTGAAATCTAATCCTGGATTCTTAGAGCGACTGAGTGAAACTGCAGGAGGAACAGCTTTTGGCATCggattgttttttctctcaattTATATTCTCTTTACCAATGAG GGACGAGCTCTGCAAACAGCGTCCTCTCTGGATGAAGGTCTGTCTCAGGTTGTGTCGCTGGGGCCGTACTTCAGCCTTGAGCTGCAGAACAACAACCGTCTAGTTCACCTGTCTACTCAGCTGCACACTACAGAG cccCTTTATGACCCCAACTACAGAGTGGTGGTGCAGGCGGTGAAGCTGCAGAGGCAGGTGGAGATGTATCAGTGGGTGGAGTACCAGGAGAGCAA GGATTACCAAGAGAATGGAGAAACCAAAACTGAGACGACATACACCTACA ACACTGAGTGGAAATCAGAGTTGGTCAACAGTCGCCATTTTGACAAGGAAATTGGTCACCAGAACCCAAG TGCCATGGCGGTTGAGAGTGTGACAGTAGTGGCTCCTGAAGTCAGAGTTGGGCCCTTGGTTCTATCTAAAG GCCTTGTGGAGCAGATCAATAACTTCCAGACTCTGAGTTTGAGGGATTTCTCCACCTTGAGCTTGGACACTTTTCTCACCATCTATGATGATTATTTCTATCACACTCAAAACCCACGCAGGCCGGAG GTCGGAGATGTGCGTGTGAGATTCTCTTACGCTGGACTGAGTGGTGAGACGTCTCCACTGGGCCCGGCTCAGACT GTCAGCATCGTGGCCATGCAGAGAGGGGAGCAGCTGATGGCATTTAAAACCAAGTCAGGAGACACTCTGGAGATCCTGTACCTGGAGGATCTCTCTGCAGAG GACATTTTTGAGAGAGCGCACCAGCACAACAGTTTGAAGACATGGGGTCTCAGGGCTGCAGGATGGGCCCTCATGTTCCTCAGTATTCAGTTGACCATGCGCATCATCTACACACTGG TGGACTGGGTTCCTGTGCTCAGAGAGCTGGTGTCCGTGGGGCTGAAGATCTTTGCCCTGTGTGTCTCCTGCTCTTTGTCTCTTCTTACCATCGGAGTAGGTTGGCTTTTTTACCGACCGTTAGTGGCAGTGGCTCTGGGAGCGCTGGCTCTGCTCCCAGTGTTTCTCGCCCGCTCAAGACTTCCAGCCAAGAAGAACAAATGA
- the LOC109638588 gene encoding transforming protein RhoA, which yields MAAIRKKLVIVGDGACGKTCLLIVFSKDQFPEVYVPTVFENYVADIEVDSKQVELALWDTAGQEDYDRLRPLSYPDTDVILMCFSIDSPDSLENIPEKWTPEVKHFCPNVPIILVGNKKDLRNDEHTRRELAKMKQEPVKPEDGRDMANRIGAFGYMECSAKTKDGVREVFEMATRAALQARRGKKSSKCVLL from the exons ATGGCAGCGATCAGGAAAAAGCTGGTCATAGTGGGAGATGGAGCCTGTGGGAAGACCTGTCTGCTCATCGTGTTCAGTAAGGACCAGTTTCCAGAGGTCTACGTGCCCACAGTGTTCGAGAACTACGTTGCTGACATTGAAGTTGACAGCAAACAG GTGGAATTAGCACTCTGGGACACAGCAGGACAAGAAGACTACGACAGACTGCGTCCACTTTCTTATCCAGACACTGATGTCATTCTCATGTGCTTCTCCATCGACAGTCCTGACAGTCTTG AGAACATCCCTGAGAAGTGGACCCCTGAGGTGAAACACTTCTGCCCTAATGTTCCCATTATTCTGGTGGGAAATAAAAAGGACCTGCGTAACGATGAGCACACCCGGAGGGAGCTCGCCAAAATGAAGCAG GAACCTGTGAAACCAGAGGATGGTCGGGACATGGCCAACAGGATTGGTGCCTTCGGATACATGGAGTGTTCAGCAAAAACAAAGGATGGCGTGAGGGAAGTGTTTGAGATGGCCACCAGGGCTGCACTACAGGCCAGGCGGGGAAAGAAGAGCAGTAAATGTGTCCTACTGTAA